DNA sequence from the Tissierella sp. MB52-C2 genome:
TTCTGAAAATGACGTTGACTTGTTTTCTTCAAATACAGCCATTTGTCTTCTATAAGGCATCCCCCCAGTTGATCTTGTAGTATTTGCATTTGCCATATTTTTTGTAATTATGTCTATTCTAGTCTTTTCAGCTGTTAAAGCACTTGCCGATACATTAATTGGATTAAAAATACTCATAATTATTTACTCCCTTCAGTAATAACATTTTTAATTTTATCGAATTCACCAATTATTTGTCGTACTAAGGCATCATACATAATAGTGTTTTTAGCTAAGTCTGCAGACTCTGTATCTATATTCACATTATTTCCATCTATTCTATATGATATAGATTTATCTTCTGTAACTACAGGCGAAAAAGTGTCTTTACCTATTCCAATGTGATTCTCATGGGTTTTTGCTAAATTAATCTTCTTACTTTTTATGCTTTCGGTTAATTGTTCTTCAAAAGCTACTACTTTTCTCTTATAATTTGGAGTATTTTCA
Encoded proteins:
- the flgB gene encoding flagellar basal body rod protein FlgB: MFKGMYNNINFYQKALDGTWERNKAISHNIANENTPNYKRKVVAFEEQLTESIKSKKINLAKTHENHIGIGKDTFSPVVTEDKSISYRIDGNNVNIDTESADLAKNTIMYDALVRQIIGEFDKIKNVITEGSK